In Mercenaria mercenaria strain notata chromosome 15, MADL_Memer_1, whole genome shotgun sequence, a single genomic region encodes these proteins:
- the LOC123557818 gene encoding beta-1,3-galactosyltransferase 1-like — MGLMKCLNISFLSRTIRRHNQLSLCLLLIGYVVVLHLVKTIVTKGSDRSDETINIRSITIKPGLKEMINATEEYFPYNAAYLLENKYLCSSSETVDVVIMVYTATGNFDRRNIMRQTWLNRTLISSLGEARFIFLLGTVNDMAIQSEIDKEFKQHADILQGDFLDTYANLTLKGVMGLKWLSENCKNAKLLIKADDDIVINIYRFFEEVVPQMLLREQQVFCWRSARSIIFRGVKHKSYLPKNYFYGQHSYPLYCKGPFVFLTFDLVPLILKSASITPFLWLEDVYLYGLVMQNIPGISYKQFRKGVDFHLDIGDVMECFSRTECEMFVAGVSKVDEMMPVWTAMLKQSHRH, encoded by the coding sequence ATGGGGCTCATGAAATGCCTAAACATTAGTTTTCTCTCTAGAACGATCAGAAGACATAATCAACTGAGTTTGTGTTTACTACTGATAGGATATGTTGTTGTTTTACATCTAGTTAAAACAATTGTAACTAAAGGTTCAGATCGATCTGATGAAACGATCAACATCCGATCTATAACTATCAAACCAGGCCTCAAAGAAATGATTAATGCCACAGAGGAATATTTCCCCTACAATGCAGCTTATCTCCTTGAAAACAAGTATCTTTGTTCTTCATCAGAAACTGTCGATGTCGTAATAATGGTTTACACTGCAACTGGAAATTTTGACAGACGCAACATTATGCGACAGACATGGTTAAATAGAACTCTTATATCAAGTCTGGGAGAAGcaagatttatttttcttttgggaaCAGTAAACGATATGGCAATACAATCAGAAATTGACAAAGAATTTAAACAGCATGcggatattttacagggagacTTCTTGGATACTTACGCCAACTTGACATTAAAGGGGGTCATGGGACTCAAATGGTTATCAGaaaattgcaaaaatgcaaaactCTTAATAAAAGCTGACGATGATATTGTCATAAACATTTACAGATTTTTTGAAGAAGTAGTTCCTCAAATGTTATTACGAGAGCAACAAGTTTTTTGTTGGCGAAGTGCAAGAAGTATTATATTCCGAGGAGTTAAACACAAGTCTTATTTGCCAAAGAATTATTTTTATGGACAACATTCATATCCGTTGTATTGTAAAGGACCATTTGTGTTCTTAACGTTTGATCTTGTGCCACTAATACTTAAGTCGGCATCAATTACCCCATTTCTTTGGTTGGAGGATGTTTACTTATACGGGCTTGTTATGCAAAACATACCTGGCATTAGTTACAAACAATTCAGAAAAGGTGTAGATTTCCATTTAGATATAGGAGATGTAATGGAATGCTTCAGTAGGACAGAATGTGAAATGTTTGTTGCTGGGGTATCAAAAGTTGATGAAATGATGCCTGTTTGGACGGCAATGTTAAAACAAAGCCACCGGCACTAA